Proteins encoded by one window of Fibrobacter sp. UWB15:
- a CDS encoding MlaD family protein — protein MNRVTKRIKENLMPFVVFVILVTSCTAAWFFLHPSSPYHARYSFVLSFDAVGTLSPGNLVKVRGIKRGEITKVELTDDAVYVTVRVLAETKVPRNSEFRLITAGLMGEREICILTGDSQELVHDGDTLIGRFDQGMAGFGKKVGAILADLGELRDSARSVMDSLSNGQAGAQLDRVSKKANTVVRKTKVNVNAWKAEVDALLDKCDSSLGNAQGVLESIANTGESKIKELNALMVRTRELLETVKKLKDQSNTVLSKLLEGDNTAGLVIDQASPLNTGLDRLLKDVDALLSDIKKSGLDINVDIF, from the coding sequence ATGAATAGGGTCACAAAACGCATTAAAGAGAACCTTATGCCGTTTGTCGTGTTCGTCATTCTCGTGACGTCATGCACGGCGGCGTGGTTCTTTTTACACCCGTCCAGTCCGTATCACGCCCGTTATTCTTTTGTACTTTCCTTCGATGCCGTGGGTACCCTTTCTCCGGGTAATCTGGTCAAGGTGCGTGGCATTAAGCGCGGCGAAATTACCAAGGTGGAACTTACCGACGATGCTGTCTACGTGACGGTCCGGGTCCTTGCCGAAACGAAAGTTCCGAGGAACTCGGAATTCCGTTTGATTACGGCGGGCCTGATGGGCGAGCGTGAAATTTGCATTTTGACGGGCGATTCCCAGGAGCTAGTCCATGATGGCGATACGCTGATCGGACGCTTCGACCAGGGCATGGCCGGTTTTGGCAAGAAGGTTGGAGCCATTTTGGCCGATTTGGGTGAACTGAGGGATTCTGCCCGCTCGGTCATGGATTCCCTTTCGAACGGTCAGGCCGGTGCGCAGTTGGATCGAGTTTCCAAGAAGGCAAACACCGTGGTCCGTAAGACCAAGGTGAACGTGAATGCTTGGAAAGCCGAGGTAGACGCCCTTCTGGATAAATGCGACAGCAGCTTGGGGAATGCGCAAGGGGTCTTGGAGTCTATTGCCAATACCGGTGAATCCAAAATCAAGGAACTCAATGCCCTGATGGTCCGCACCCGCGAACTGCTGGAAACTGTTAAGAAGCTGAAGGACCAGTCCAATACGGTTTTGAGTAAACTGCTGGAGGGAGACAACACGGCGGGGTTGGTTATTGACCAGGCTTCGCCCTTGAACACGGGACTGGACAGGCTGCTTAAAGATGTGGATGCCTTGCTTTCGGACATCAAAAAGAGCGGCTTAGACATTAATGTTGATATTTTTTAA
- a CDS encoding TraR/DksA C4-type zinc finger protein, with amino-acid sequence MAEKKPVKMSDADLKFFEDMLIEKRRQIVTAQTDFDKTETFKNQAQAGEGGESNSADLATDYNALETNFSLAAREGKYLVYLEEALKRIKKGTFGICKVCGELIPKARLIAVPTATKCVNCKEETKRKEKEDSRLEMARMLAEAQRREMQKRAAGK; translated from the coding sequence ATGGCTGAAAAGAAACCTGTAAAAATGAGCGATGCTGACCTCAAGTTTTTTGAGGATATGTTGATTGAAAAACGTAGGCAGATTGTAACGGCGCAGACCGACTTTGACAAGACCGAAACGTTCAAGAATCAGGCGCAGGCAGGCGAAGGTGGCGAATCCAACAGTGCCGACCTTGCAACCGACTATAACGCCCTGGAAACGAACTTCTCCTTGGCTGCCCGCGAAGGCAAGTATCTGGTGTACCTTGAAGAGGCATTAAAACGCATCAAGAAGGGAACCTTCGGTATCTGCAAGGTGTGTGGCGAACTCATTCCGAAGGCTCGCCTGATTGCCGTACCTACGGCCACCAAGTGCGTGAACTGCAAGGAAGAGACCAAGCGCAAGGAAAAGGAAGACAGTCGTCTTGAAATGGCGCGTATGCTTGCCGAAGCCCAGCGCCGCGAAATGCAGAAGCGCGCCGCCGGCAAGTAA
- a CDS encoding glycoside hydrolase family 5 protein, with product MINERLRGVNLGGWFSQVDCIQEKDPVGFPGIIEHIKTFLGDSDFKRIRGAGFNHVRLPVDYFNLFDEGTIKPKEEVFALLDKAIKDILANDLYVILDLHKCPGHDFHLGSYQEQPFFVSADARKDTAKVWSFMAERYSGESRVMMELLNEPAAADSLVWDKVKDEIFWAIRKHAPKNTIVVGSNKWNSAHEFKYLTPMDDDNAIYSFHTYTPVTFTHQGAAWINDPFFKIERPWPGDYAAPEAGATTRLNVEFGKWDKARLQESIQNALDFRAKYDLPVACNEFGVYVQVARQYQLAWMRDFMEILRDADVGYSYWNYKNLDFGIVSKGESLHQNLKQYDNADRLDSELMELLAKG from the coding sequence ATGATCAATGAAAGACTGCGGGGAGTGAATTTGGGTGGATGGTTCAGTCAGGTAGACTGCATCCAGGAAAAAGATCCCGTAGGGTTTCCCGGGATCATTGAACACATCAAGACATTCCTTGGGGACAGCGATTTCAAGCGCATCCGCGGTGCGGGGTTCAACCACGTGCGCCTGCCGGTGGACTACTTCAACTTGTTCGACGAAGGAACGATCAAGCCTAAAGAAGAAGTTTTCGCTCTGCTGGACAAGGCCATCAAGGACATTCTGGCAAATGACCTGTACGTGATTCTTGACCTGCACAAGTGCCCAGGCCACGACTTTCACCTCGGCTCTTACCAGGAGCAGCCATTCTTTGTAAGTGCCGATGCCCGCAAGGATACCGCCAAGGTCTGGTCGTTTATGGCCGAACGTTACAGCGGCGAGTCCCGCGTGATGATGGAGCTCCTGAACGAGCCCGCTGCGGCCGACTCCCTGGTTTGGGACAAAGTAAAAGACGAAATTTTCTGGGCAATCCGCAAGCACGCTCCCAAGAACACGATCGTGGTCGGCAGCAACAAGTGGAACAGCGCCCACGAATTCAAGTACCTGACCCCGATGGACGACGACAACGCCATCTACAGCTTTCATACCTACACCCCGGTGACATTCACGCACCAGGGGGCTGCCTGGATCAACGACCCGTTCTTCAAAATTGAACGCCCGTGGCCAGGCGACTACGCCGCTCCCGAGGCCGGTGCTACCACCCGCCTCAACGTGGAATTCGGCAAGTGGGACAAGGCTCGCCTGCAAGAAAGCATCCAGAACGCACTCGACTTCCGCGCAAAGTACGACCTGCCCGTCGCCTGCAACGAATTCGGCGTCTACGTGCAAGTCGCCCGCCAGTACCAGCTCGCCTGGATGCGCGACTTCATGGAAATACTCCGCGATGCAGACGTGGGCTACAGCTACTGGAACTACAAGAACCTGGACTTCGGCATTGTGTCGAAGGGCGAATCGCTGCACCAGAACTTAAAGCAGTACGACAACGCCGACCGCCTCGACAGTGAACTCATGGAACTGCTCGCCAAGGGGTAG
- a CDS encoding menaquinone biosynthetic enzyme MqnA/MqnD family protein, which produces MTLRVGRIPFLVCAPFFHDFLGRESEFSDVEFVDGPPSAHCAGLKDGSIHLSPASSITFAQKPGAFVLAPDICTSCSFEVRSVKLFSKVPIEDLSHKTVCLTAQSMTSINLLKILLHERFGLEPVYKSGAYEPIDDACLLIGDQALEENERHRFAFDYDLGALWQDWQKVPFVFGAWIVAKSALKPDLEQSLFRYLQATRESVERFRENPMAALDKWLARYPVDLPRSIVENYYSAIDYRFTDERKRSLALFFEHAAALGLIETAPNLEFLAFPSQEV; this is translated from the coding sequence ATGACTTTACGAGTTGGACGAATTCCTTTTTTGGTCTGTGCGCCGTTTTTTCATGACTTCCTTGGGCGAGAGTCCGAATTTAGCGATGTAGAATTTGTGGATGGCCCTCCGAGTGCGCATTGTGCGGGTCTCAAGGACGGTTCGATCCATCTGTCTCCGGCGTCTTCCATCACTTTTGCGCAAAAGCCGGGAGCCTTTGTGCTTGCTCCTGATATTTGTACCTCGTGTTCGTTCGAGGTCCGCTCGGTAAAGCTTTTCTCCAAGGTGCCTATTGAAGATTTGTCACACAAGACGGTGTGCCTTACGGCACAGAGTATGACATCTATTAACTTGTTGAAGATTCTGCTGCATGAGCGATTCGGCCTTGAACCGGTGTATAAATCGGGAGCTTACGAACCGATCGATGACGCATGCCTTTTGATTGGCGACCAGGCGCTCGAAGAAAACGAACGTCACCGTTTTGCTTTCGATTACGATTTGGGAGCCTTGTGGCAGGACTGGCAGAAGGTCCCCTTTGTCTTTGGGGCGTGGATTGTGGCCAAGAGTGCGCTTAAACCGGATTTAGAACAAAGTTTATTTCGCTATCTGCAGGCCACTCGCGAAAGTGTTGAACGTTTCCGCGAAAATCCGATGGCGGCTCTAGATAAATGGTTGGCTCGCTACCCGGTGGACTTGCCGCGTTCCATAGTCGAAAACTATTACTCGGCGATCGACTACCGTTTTACCGATGAACGCAAGCGTTCGCTGGCCTTGTTTTTTGAACATGCGGCGGCTCTGGGCCTAATTGAAACTGCCCCGAATTTAGAGTTTTTGGCGTTTCCCTCGCAAGAAGTATAA
- a CDS encoding diguanylate cyclase: MVEEKILIVDDNAEILEKTKDLLARVGYSVECCSSGKDALDFLAENQVDLVLLDINMPNMNGFDVCLRIRQRHALDDLPVIFLTNREDSDSVTKGFQAGASDFVSKSAIAEILLARVNVHIRLARSLRNLRDISLTDDMTGCFNRRHGMFSLREWFSRSKRYGTQFAIIYFDLNGLKETNDRYGHQAGDLLLRSVSTSIKDILRETDQLFRMGGDEFMVICPETDVKGAFVCAERMEKIVSEIKIVDKQASFAYGVAHSSEDYKEVDDMLHSADVSMYKMKQEMRKK; the protein is encoded by the coding sequence ATGGTTGAAGAAAAAATCCTTATTGTGGACGATAACGCCGAAATCTTGGAGAAAACCAAGGACCTTTTGGCTCGTGTCGGTTATAGTGTTGAATGCTGCAGTTCCGGAAAAGACGCTCTGGATTTCTTGGCAGAAAACCAGGTGGATTTGGTGTTGCTGGATATCAACATGCCGAACATGAATGGTTTTGATGTATGCTTGCGTATTCGCCAGCGCCATGCTCTCGATGACCTTCCGGTGATATTCCTGACGAACCGCGAAGATTCCGACAGCGTGACTAAGGGCTTCCAGGCGGGCGCGTCGGACTTTGTGAGCAAGAGTGCCATTGCCGAAATCCTGCTTGCCCGCGTGAATGTGCATATTCGCTTGGCCCGATCGCTCCGCAACCTCCGCGATATTTCTTTGACCGACGACATGACGGGTTGCTTTAACCGCCGTCATGGTATGTTCTCGCTGCGCGAATGGTTCTCGCGTTCCAAGCGTTACGGAACCCAGTTCGCCATTATTTATTTTGACTTGAATGGCCTGAAGGAAACGAACGACCGCTATGGGCATCAGGCGGGCGACTTGCTGTTGCGCTCTGTCTCGACATCAATCAAGGATATCTTGCGTGAAACTGACCAACTCTTTAGAATGGGCGGCGACGAATTCATGGTCATTTGCCCCGAAACAGATGTAAAGGGTGCCTTCGTTTGTGCGGAGCGCATGGAGAAGATTGTTTCCGAAATCAAGATTGTCGATAAGCAGGCGTCCTTCGCTTACGGCGTTGCCCATTCCAGCGAAGACTACAAGGAAGTCGACGACATGCTGCACAGCGCCGACGTTTCCATGTACAAGATGAAGCAGGAAATGCGCAAAAAATAG
- a CDS encoding bifunctional 4-hydroxy-2-oxoglutarate aldolase/2-dehydro-3-deoxy-phosphogluconate aldolase, whose product MELLEFLKPMPVVGILRDIPQGAEEACVKTAVECGLKAIEVTMNTASAESIIAALKAAAKPHGIAVGAGTVRHGSDLEKAIGAGAEFIVTPNTRNEIIRLSATARIPIIPGALTPTEVQKAFDLGATAVKIFPVNCVGGPEYIKALRGPFRDIPLMACGGVNPENAASYLKAGANLLSFGASIYDPKLMNENKWDEIEKRLAQLLKAIK is encoded by the coding sequence ATGGAACTGCTAGAATTTTTAAAACCGATGCCGGTCGTGGGCATTCTCCGCGACATTCCCCAAGGCGCCGAAGAAGCATGCGTCAAAACCGCCGTTGAATGCGGACTCAAGGCGATCGAAGTCACCATGAACACCGCAAGCGCCGAATCGATTATTGCAGCCCTCAAGGCCGCGGCAAAGCCTCACGGCATTGCCGTAGGTGCAGGCACAGTCCGCCACGGCAGCGACCTTGAAAAAGCAATTGGTGCAGGCGCCGAATTTATCGTGACGCCCAATACGCGCAACGAAATCATCCGCCTGTCTGCCACGGCTCGCATCCCGATTATTCCGGGCGCGCTGACACCCACCGAAGTGCAAAAGGCATTCGACCTGGGCGCCACCGCCGTAAAGATTTTCCCGGTGAACTGCGTGGGCGGGCCCGAATACATCAAGGCCTTGCGCGGGCCGTTCCGCGACATTCCGCTCATGGCATGCGGCGGCGTGAACCCGGAGAACGCCGCAAGCTACTTGAAGGCCGGCGCAAACCTGCTTTCGTTCGGGGCAAGCATTTACGATCCGAAGCTTATGAACGAGAACAAGTGGGACGAAATAGAAAAGCGGCTCGCACAATTGCTTAAAGCAATCAAGTAA
- a CDS encoding glycoside hydrolase family 9 protein, with protein MHLKNSTGVIASTLAALSATAAIAATTPYDLIRPTWPLSWDAKVFENFDTTVTKKIGVLNIPATPASFKAGAMMPDTLDQAYLDAINTKISPIRVNQAGYLKSDTERQFYFVGTKASEFEVVDADGKSLSTKITGTFTATETATKSDWTIIAGTNAATNDQQRYKVEITGPEGNIFVGKIPQNVPTEKRLRIKVGDEISSTFIVSDDVYTMVKDASLKFFGIQRSGNSESWFHGPSHTKDGGGKVVVIESYKSVAAEGYTSKEGALQGGWYDAGDHLKESQTQAFAFAALAVMHATNPAKDVDHYAYNQGEFVKTDDVPDVLREAKHGADFFLKAYEFAKGVVDDMPVSVGNFGSDHGWWGRPEVQDYVTVTGRGGSAERDVRLGELGSNISGEIAAGLAILSKDYAKYDKKFADSCLVVAEKMYDFAKALAQGKDKYDGDKPFVNNKRAAGWGSPAYQGNNEFTDDLALASVALLYATGKKDYADDMIRVKDLFPKQSIRDTICAGCFAGGWFAADASGMLKNGKNTSWANAHSFALYALYKLILADKTKATSEYGLTEEERLAAIEDCLADMIANLGDVSGTGTGSIVLPKGDIGWKQNTVSYDPIWYTMLTDQAWIFNGYQAGNIFEVLAYADVAADIEKQGVTLPAMASTGLKASEMRQLGINQLNYLFGINPWDISFVYGVGDKNDAHPFHRAANPEGKNMPGLAYKYNAPVGALVGWQDPATTSMNPDRLSWENFYISEVTLNAATLLTSALTLVSNGGSDYYEKKCDNCDTTEASPFSNEVYAAAYHYTWTDMDMFNIQIFNETMKDVDSVVAYVYFDATEEDIDACGAIFDEDLCQAYDIAGFNKPCDNDSEIRNYMRSNRPVKVEDTYNKDKKTYTWAQAISVGTIGFGRKLRFDISISSGTKVDGKCETLRTPAKVKVTDSWSFTAHSESKDAPAYDGAPDWDKDQGDIQQAPQDPYIVIRSKGKLLWGYGPGNTTSDRVGFVKPVEIAKARMQVAKNKLYVLASAQGSKTVKIFDMLGNQLMAQDFYGTRTEVNLAKLPHRGALIARVVQNGKTLATQSIKVK; from the coding sequence ATGCATCTTAAAAATTCAACAGGGGTTATAGCCTCTACCTTGGCCGCTCTTTCTGCAACCGCAGCAATAGCCGCTACCACGCCATACGACCTGATTCGCCCGACCTGGCCCTTGAGCTGGGACGCGAAAGTGTTCGAGAATTTTGATACGACGGTCACCAAGAAGATTGGCGTTCTGAATATTCCCGCAACACCCGCAAGCTTTAAGGCGGGGGCGATGATGCCCGACACCCTAGACCAGGCCTACCTTGACGCCATCAACACCAAGATTTCGCCGATCCGCGTGAACCAGGCGGGCTACCTCAAGAGCGACACGGAACGCCAGTTCTACTTTGTGGGCACCAAGGCCTCGGAATTCGAAGTCGTGGATGCAGACGGCAAGTCGCTCAGCACCAAGATAACTGGAACGTTCACCGCAACCGAAACGGCCACCAAGAGCGACTGGACCATTATTGCTGGTACAAATGCCGCTACAAACGACCAACAACGTTACAAGGTCGAAATCACCGGACCTGAAGGCAATATCTTTGTCGGCAAAATCCCGCAGAACGTACCTACCGAAAAGCGCCTGCGCATCAAGGTCGGTGACGAAATCTCTAGCACCTTCATTGTGAGCGACGACGTTTACACCATGGTAAAAGACGCCTCCCTGAAGTTCTTTGGCATCCAGCGCAGCGGTAATTCCGAATCGTGGTTCCACGGCCCGAGCCATACCAAAGACGGCGGCGGCAAGGTGGTTGTTATTGAAAGCTACAAGTCCGTGGCTGCTGAAGGCTATACATCGAAAGAAGGCGCCTTGCAGGGCGGCTGGTACGACGCAGGAGACCACCTGAAGGAATCCCAAACGCAAGCCTTCGCCTTTGCAGCACTCGCCGTGATGCATGCCACGAACCCCGCCAAGGACGTAGACCACTACGCTTACAACCAAGGTGAATTTGTAAAGACCGACGACGTGCCCGATGTTCTGCGTGAAGCCAAACACGGTGCCGACTTTTTCTTGAAAGCGTACGAATTCGCCAAGGGCGTCGTTGACGATATGCCTGTTTCTGTGGGCAACTTCGGCAGTGATCACGGCTGGTGGGGGCGCCCGGAAGTTCAAGACTATGTAACCGTTACCGGCCGCGGAGGTTCTGCCGAACGCGATGTACGCCTCGGTGAACTCGGTTCCAACATCTCGGGTGAAATTGCCGCGGGCCTTGCAATTCTTTCCAAGGACTACGCCAAATACGACAAGAAGTTTGCAGACAGTTGCTTGGTGGTAGCTGAAAAGATGTACGACTTCGCCAAGGCTCTTGCTCAAGGCAAAGACAAATACGACGGCGACAAGCCCTTTGTCAATAATAAACGGGCTGCAGGTTGGGGTTCGCCTGCCTATCAGGGCAACAACGAATTTACCGACGACTTGGCACTCGCTTCGGTGGCGCTCCTTTATGCTACAGGCAAGAAGGATTACGCCGACGATATGATCCGCGTTAAGGACTTGTTTCCAAAGCAATCAATCCGAGATACAATTTGCGCAGGCTGTTTTGCAGGCGGTTGGTTTGCGGCCGATGCGAGCGGCATGCTCAAAAACGGAAAGAACACCAGCTGGGCTAACGCCCATAGTTTCGCGCTGTACGCTTTGTACAAGTTGATTCTTGCCGACAAGACCAAGGCGACATCTGAATACGGTCTTACCGAAGAAGAGCGCCTTGCCGCTATCGAAGATTGCCTTGCCGACATGATTGCCAACCTTGGCGATGTAAGCGGCACAGGGACCGGTTCCATCGTTCTTCCCAAAGGAGACATCGGCTGGAAACAAAACACCGTCAGCTACGATCCCATCTGGTACACTATGTTGACTGATCAGGCATGGATTTTCAATGGTTATCAAGCCGGCAACATCTTTGAAGTATTGGCATACGCCGACGTGGCCGCCGATATCGAAAAGCAGGGCGTCACGCTCCCGGCCATGGCAAGCACAGGCCTTAAAGCAAGCGAAATGCGCCAGCTCGGTATCAATCAGTTGAACTACCTATTCGGCATAAACCCGTGGGACATCTCGTTTGTGTATGGCGTAGGCGACAAGAACGACGCACACCCCTTCCACAGGGCTGCAAACCCCGAAGGCAAGAATATGCCGGGCCTCGCTTATAAATACAACGCCCCTGTCGGAGCCCTGGTAGGCTGGCAAGACCCCGCCACAACTTCAATGAATCCTGACAGATTGAGCTGGGAAAACTTCTATATCTCCGAGGTGACGCTCAACGCAGCAACACTTTTGACATCTGCCCTCACCCTCGTGAGTAACGGCGGTAGCGACTACTACGAAAAGAAGTGCGATAACTGCGATACCACGGAAGCCTCGCCCTTCTCCAACGAAGTTTATGCAGCGGCATATCACTATACGTGGACAGACATGGACATGTTCAATATTCAAATCTTCAATGAAACCATGAAAGACGTCGACAGCGTTGTTGCCTATGTCTATTTCGATGCAACTGAAGAAGACATTGACGCCTGTGGAGCCATCTTTGACGAAGACCTTTGCCAAGCATACGATATTGCCGGTTTCAACAAGCCCTGCGATAACGACAGTGAAATCAGGAACTATATGAGATCTAACCGCCCAGTAAAAGTCGAAGACACCTATAACAAGGACAAAAAGACCTACACCTGGGCACAGGCAATCAGTGTCGGAACCATCGGTTTTGGCCGCAAGCTTCGTTTTGATATAAGCATTTCTTCTGGGACCAAGGTCGATGGCAAATGCGAAACGCTTCGCACGCCGGCCAAGGTCAAGGTCACTGACAGTTGGAGCTTTACCGCGCACTCCGAATCCAAGGATGCTCCCGCCTACGACGGCGCTCCTGACTGGGACAAGGATCAGGGCGATATTCAGCAGGCACCTCAAGATCCGTACATCGTCATTCGCAGCAAGGGCAAGCTCCTGTGGGGTTACGGTCCGGGCAACACCACCAGCGACCGCGTAGGCTTTGTGAAGCCTGTTGAAATTGCGAAAGCCCGCATGCAGGTTGCCAAGAACAAGCTCTATGTGCTAGCAAGTGCACAGGGCTCCAAGACCGTGAAGATCTTTGACATGCTCGGCAACCAGCTGATGGCCCAGGACTTCTACGGAACCCGCACCGAAGTGAACCTCGCAAAACTTCCGCACCGCGGCGCCCTGATTGCAAGAGTCGTGCAAAACGGCAAGACGCTTGCAACCCAAAGCATCAAGGTGAAATAA